Proteins found in one Venturia canescens isolate UGA chromosome 8, ASM1945775v1, whole genome shotgun sequence genomic segment:
- the LOC122414926 gene encoding uncharacterized protein, which yields MASKAPKSRCYSLSASADYRFACSVGQKNLGETYTQEIVKKMELSPGTHHLQHVARTDKLLLRRRSITSMRDYKKKRIQNKQARSALQHLRENHEGVTYDSNCGLLTQFAVPDEEKNQNIEVDDGVHSFILFDLETSSLRRDCDILQIAAMCGSEEFNIYANPRQQISPYATAVTGLINSNGMLLLHGKIVSSVPIKTALENFLAWIEGLGKKAILLTHNLIFDGPRLYDSIKKYHLEEKFSNVIHGFLDTLPLIRCLKCKKRKGECTLGGLAKSLNVVVVEAHNAIFDCKMLSKILAALKITETTLVENMKTYRQKIDEWNSRDKDKVTLIGLKPMETILSLATLKKLAAATITLQDLQSIYSTLGAEGIQNFFNEKMSSATMAKIQKKTIERIIQFITTSCEKSIPKELEREF from the coding sequence ATGGCCAGTAAAGCACCGAAGTCTCGATGCTACAGTCTGAGTGCTTCCGCAGACTACCGGTTTGCATGTTCTGTGGGCCAAAAGAACCTTGGGGAAACCTATACTCAAGAGATAGTCAAGAAGATGGAACTCTCGCCAGGAACACATCACCTTCAACACGTCGCCAGAACTGATAAACTACTACTACGTCGAAGATCAATCACTAGCATGAgggattacaaaaaaaaacgtatccaGAACAAACAAGCTCGCAGTGCTTTGCAACATCTGAGGGAAAATCACGAAGGTGTAACCTACGACAGTAATTGTGGATTATTGACCCAGTTTGCGGTACCTGATGAAGAGAAGAATCAGAACATTGAAGTTGATGATGGAGTTCATTCGTTTATCCTATTTGATCTGGAGACATCGAGTTTAAGACGTGATTGCGATATATTACAGATTGCTGCTATGTGTGGTAGCGAGGAATTCAACATTTACGCCAATCCTAGACAACAAATTTCTCCATATGCTACAGCGGTGACAGGTCTCATCAATAGTAACGGAATGCTTTTGTTACACGGGAAAATTGTTTCATCCGTTCCAATTAAAACTGCATTGGAGAATTTCTTGGCATGGATTGAAGGATTGGGGAAGAAAGCGATACTATTGACTCACAATTTGATTTTCGATGGACCGAGGCTGTACGACTCGATAAAGAAATATCATCTggaggaaaaattttcaaacgttaTTCATGGTTTCCTGGATACACTGCCTCTCATTAGATGCCTGAAATGCAAAAAGCGGAAAGGAGAATGTACTCTGGGCGGACTAGCGAAATCGTTgaatgttgttgttgttgaggCTCACAATGCTATTTTCGACTGTAAAATGCTTTCGAAAATATTGGCTGCATTGAAAATAACAGAGACCACATTAgtagaaaatatgaagacgTATAGACAGAAAATTGACGAATGGAATTCCCGAGATAAAGATAAAGTTACTTTAATCGGACTAAAACCTATGGAGACTATCTTGAGTTTGGCTACTCTTAAAAAATTAGCAGCTGCTACGATTACTCTGCAAGACCTCCAGAGCATCTATTCAACTCTCGGAGCTGAAGggattcagaatttttttaatgaaaaaatgagcagCGCAACAATGGCtaaaattcaaaagaaaaCAATCGAAAGAATAATCCAATTTATTACAACGAGCTGTGAGAAATCGATACCAAAAGAGTTAGAGAGAGAATTCTAA